AGAGGCAACACATTCGACACCATCATGGAAAACGTCAAGAACGCCACCGCAGACAACATCTGCTTCTACATGGCCATCAACCAGATCAACAAGGATGCCGTGCGTGACGTTTGCCAAATCGCGAAGGACACGAAGAACGTGAGGGCGGTCTCGTTCAATTTCCACACGCCCTACCCCGACACGAGAGACCTTTTCTTATCCAAAGAGGAAAAGCAGAAGATTGCGGACACCATCTTGCAGATGATGGACAAAGGCTACCCGATATTCAATCTCAAGGCATCGCTCCCGTACCTCGTCAACAACAGCTTCCCCACCCCGTGCTATCAGTGCCTGGTCATCGAAGACGGCAAGATTTCGGTATGCGGAAGGTGCATCGACGTTCCGGGCCTTTGCGACGAATGCGGCTACTTCTTCGTCGCGGAATACACCCTGCTTTTCAAGGGCAATTTGAGAATCGCCTTCGAAGCGGTAAGGACATACCTAAAGTACGTATAGGCCAACGAGAGTTTTTTGAATGAGTTTGAGAACGACTTTAACTAGAGCGTGGCTGACCCGGTCCACCAAGCCTTTTTTATTCAAAAACGAATACGACGATTTTCTCCCCTTCGAGGAATGCGAGAACCTCGGCCTGTACGTGCATATTCCATTCTGCAAGAGCATCTGCACATTCTGCCCCTATTGCAAGACCGTATACAAGAAGGATCTGTGCGACAGGTACATTGACGCGCTGGTAAAGGAAATCCACAAGGTCGGCGGTCAATACAAGAGCAAAAAGCAAACGACCAGCCTGTATTTTGGCGGCGGTACGCCCGCGCTAATCGCAGATAGAATCGGCGAAATCATAGACGCGATTCAAGAACATTTCATCGTGACAGAGGGCATCGGCGTAGAGCTGCACCCCGACAACGTGAATGTAGAAACACTGCAAAAGCTGAAAGATGCAGGCGTTACAAAGATTAGCATAGGCATCCAGTCATTCCAGGAAAAATACCAGAACATTCTGGGGCGCAAGAAGGTCGATGCAAACAAACTAAAAGAGGCATTGAGCGCCGTGGAATTCGAAACGGTTTCCATGGACT
The DNA window shown above is from Fibrobacter sp. and carries:
- a CDS encoding radical SAM protein, whose product is MKVSSFFYFANFWLKTVLFKKKDPILGTVIVTDRCNLKCKHCSVNNITSIMHPYVQIKKEMQTLYDMGTRILFFCGGETFLWRDGDLTVRDLVIEAKRMGFMIVNVVTNGTQPIDLPEADLILLSLDGDRERHNAIRGNTFDTIMENVKNATADNICFYMAINQINKDAVRDVCQIAKDTKNVRAVSFNFHTPYPDTRDLFLSKEEKQKIADTILQMMDKGYPIFNLKASLPYLVNNSFPTPCYQCLVIEDGKISVCGRCIDVPGLCDECGYFFVAEYTLLFKGNLRIAFEAVRTYLKYV
- a CDS encoding radical SAM protein — its product is MSLRTTLTRAWLTRSTKPFLFKNEYDDFLPFEECENLGLYVHIPFCKSICTFCPYCKTVYKKDLCDRYIDALVKEIHKVGGQYKSKKQTTSLYFGGGTPALIADRIGEIIDAIQEHFIVTEGIGVELHPDNVNVETLQKLKDAGVTKISIGIQSFQEKYQNILGRKKVDANKLKEALSAVEFETVSMDFIFALPDQTYEDIKADVDTAFASGANHVAIYPFIDFSFTKSKVKTMPKKQKKELLDRITAYFNEKGYHRSSIWTFSNKKEAKYSSMTRDNFLGFGCSATTLLQKQFKINTFSVEEYCKR